The following are from one region of the Nicotiana tomentosiformis chromosome 7, ASM39032v3, whole genome shotgun sequence genome:
- the LOC104121502 gene encoding heterogeneous nuclear ribonucleoprotein 1: protein MQSDLGKLFIGGISWDTNEERLKEYFSTYGEVLEAVIMKDRTTGRARGFGFIVFADPAVADRVIKEKHNIDGRMVEAKKAVPRDDQSTISRSSTSIQGSPGPGRTRKIFVGGLASTVTESDFKTYFEQFGTITDVVVMYDHNTQRPRGFGFITYDSEDAVDKVLLKTFHELNGKMVEVKRAVPKELSPGPRLGGYNNFPLSRINNFLNGYTQGYSPNTVGGYGVRMDGRFSPIAAGGRSGFAPFGSGYGMGLNFEPGLSPGYGGNANFNSSLSYGRGLSPYYVNSSNRFGGPIGFDGGNGGNSSFFSSATRNLWGNGGLGYGTNSTSSTNFAVSGSGNMGSGNFSNTGVWGSSSISSQGGGNVSNQSGNLDYGGDDSLYGLAGGYGRNVTTSGAPASSYPASNGSYDGALADLYSGGLGYSDSAWRSANSERDGSGSIGYGLGTAPSDMPPKSSASYVGGYGVGKRQTNRGIGG, encoded by the exons ATGCAATCTGATCTTGGCAAATTATTCATTGGTGGAATTTCATGGGACACGAATGAAGAGCGTCTGAAGGAGTATTTCAGTACTTATGGTGAGGTTTTAGAGGCTGTAATTATGAAGGATAGGACTACTGGTCGTGCCCGTGGTTTTGGCTTTATTGTCTTTGCTGATCCTGCTGTTGCTGATCGGGTTATCAAGGAGAAACACAACATTGATGGCAGGATG GTTGAAGCGAAGAAAGCTGTTCCGAGGGATGACCAGAGCACAATAAGTAGAAGCAGTACTAGCATTCAGGGTTCTCCTGGTCCAGGACGTACAAGAAAAATCTTTGTTGGAGGTTTAGCATCCACTGTAACTGAGAGTGACTTCAAGACCTACTTTGAGCAATTTGGAACAATCACAGATGTAGTGGTTATGTACGACCATAACACTCAGAGACCAAGAGGCTTTGGGTTCATAACCTATGATTCAGAGGATGCAGTGGATAAAGTATTGCTTAAGACCTTCCATGAGCTGAATGGTAAAATGGTTGAGGTCAAGCGTGCTGTCCCCAAAGAGTTATCGCCAGGTCCAAGACTTGGTGGCTACAATAACTTTCCATTAAGTAGGATCAATAACTTCCTTAATGGTTACACACAAGGATACTCTCCGAATACAGTTGGAGGATATGGAGTCAGAATGGATGGTAGATTTAGCCCCATTGCTGCTGGAGGTAGGAGTGGTTTTGCTCCATTTGGTTCTGGTTATGGAATGGGTCTTAATTTTGAACCAGGGTTAAGCCCAGGATATGGGGGAAATGCAAACTTCAACAGCAGCTTGAGCTACGGTCGAGGACTGAGCCCTTATTACGTTAATAGTTCGAATAGATTTGGTGGTCCTATTGGTTTTGACGGGGGAAATGGAGGAAATAGCTCATTCTTCAGCTCAGCAACTCGGAATTTGTGGGGAAATGGGGGACTGGGGTATGGAACTAATTCCACAAGCTCTACCAACTTTGCGGTATCTGGGAGTGGGAACATGGGGTCTGGAAATTTTAGCAACACTGGAGTTTGGGGATCATCTTCAATTTCATCCCAAGGTGGAGGAAATGTTTCTAACCAAAGTGGTAATCTTGATTATGGGGGTGATGATAGTTTATATGGTTTGGCTGGAGGCTATGGAAGAAATGTTACAACAAGCGGGGCTCCTGCATCATCATATCCTGCATCTAATGGTAGCTATGATGGGGCTCTTGCTGATCTTTACAGTGGTGGTTTGGGATATAGTGATTCCGCTTGGCGCTCTGCAAATTCTGAGCGAGATGGATCTGGTTCAATTGGTTATGGACTCGGTACTGCACCGTCGGATATGCCACCTAAAAGTTCAGCTAGTTATGTTGGCGGTTATGGTGTTGGTAAAAGACAGACAAACAGAG